In Candidatus Magasanikbacteria bacterium RIFOXYB2_FULL_38_10, the genomic window ATTTTTTAATCTTTAATTTATCACCTAATTTTGATTCCAATCTTTTAACCCCTTCATCATCTCCATTAATTAACAAATATCCTTCAGGCTTTAAATTCCCAACCACCTTCTTAAACGCTTTAATAATAGCCTCCAAATCTTTATAATAATCCAAATGATCTTCTTCTATATTAGTGATAATCAAATGGGTAGGATGCAGATGTAAAAAATTGCCGTAAGCCTCGCAGGCTTCAACCACAAAGGGACCCTTACCAAACCTAAACCCACCACCATGCTCCCCTTCTATATTTCCACCAGCAATTATTAAAGGATCTAACCCACCTTCTTCCAAAATTTTTCCCAACATCAAAGTGGTAGTGGTTTTACCATTGGTTCCAGAAACAGCAATGGTTTCCCGTTCTTGAGAAATCAAACCAAGCGCTTCAAAATAACTAAAGGTGGGAATATTTAATTTTTGTGCTTGCAAAAGTTCTATATTTTCATTCTCTCTGGCGGCCGAAGTATATACCACCATTTCTACGCCAATCTCAAGATGATCCTTGTCGTGACCGATCCAAATTTTGGCTCCGGCTTTTTCTACTTCATCAACTATGGCCGTACGTTCTAAATCCGAGCCACTAACCTCCATTTTTAAGACACAAGCTAAACGAGCCAAAGCAGAAACGCCATGACCGCCAATACCTACAAAATGAATTTTTTTAATGGAAAAGAAAGACACAATGATTATTTTTCAGCCTCCAAAATTATATTATAGCTTTTATTTAAACTTTTAGTCCACTCACCATTTTTATCACCATAGCCCACTTTAATTTTTTTAAATCCCGCTTTGGCAAACAAATCATACAATTCCTTTTTATTAAATCTATATATATAACGTTGAATAATTTTTTTAAGGGTGGCCTTCCAGGGCGTTAAAAAGTCATTCTTCTCCCAGCCCCTGGGACGCAATAAATTAAAATCATTCAATTTAAATTTTTCCCGTGCGTAAACAGTATGTAAATTCCAAACGGAAATTACTATCCGGCCACCTGGTTTTAAAATTTTATAAATTTCTTCAGCCGATTTTTTTTGTAACTCCCGCGAAGGGATGTGATGTAAAACCGCCAAAGACAAAACCCAATCAAATTGATTTTTGGAAAAAGGCAGATCTACGATGTCACCTTTGATTAAACGAGCTCTTTCTCCATTTTTTTTAACTGAGGAAATATTTTTTTTGGCCAAATTTAAAAGTTTGGAACTGACATCCAAACCGACATAATCAATTGACTTTCCCGCTAAAATTTCATATAATACAGCATTGCCGCAACCTAAGTCCAAAACTTTATCACCTTTTTTAATTCTCTTAGTCATGGCAATTTGATAAGCTCTAGGACGAGAACGCGTCAAGCTCCATTCCTTGGCAATTATATTGTAATCTTTTTCAACCTTTTTTAAAATTTTTTTAGCTGATCTTAAATCCATAAACATGAATTCGCCTTTAATTAAAAAACTTTTACGGGAAAAAAATTTAACGCACAATAAAATTGACTCTTGGAAGCGTTTTTATGCCGGAAAAAATCTAGCCGCTTTCCCTACCACCGCCGAACTTTTAAAAGGATATCGAGGTCTTTTAAAATTGAAACAAATCAAACCTAATAAAGCTTTAGAAAAAATTCTTAAAAAACGCGCCGTACGCACTCTTTCCGGAGTGACAATAATTACAGTCTTAACCAAACCCTGGCCTTGTCCGGGCCAATGTGTTTACTGCCCCTTAGAAAAAGACATGCCTAAAAGTTATTTAAAAAATGAGCCGGCCGCCCAACGAGCTTATCTTAACAATTTTGACCCTTATAATCAAGTCAGAACGCGCCTAAAGATGCTTTATGACAATGGTCACCCCATAGACAAAGTAGAGTTGATTGTTAAAGGCGGCAGTTGGAACAGCTATCCTTGGAATTACCAAATGTGGTTTATTAAGGAATGTTTTAGATCTTGTAATGATTTTCCTCGTCGCACCCAAAAACAACCAGCTAAGACAACTGAAAAAAATTTATTAAAAACGCAGAAAAAAAATGAAACAGCCGATTCCAGAATTGTCGGCCTGACTTTAGAAACGCGCCCAGACTTAATCACCAAAGAAACGGCCGAACAAATGCGATTACTGGGCTGCACCAGAATAGAATTGGGTCTCCAGCATACTGATGATAAAATTTTAAAAATGACTAAACGCGGACACACCCTTGAAGAAACTAAACGCGCCACTCAACTTTTACGCTATTATGGTTTTAAAATAGATTTTCATTTAATGCCGCAACTTCCCGGATCTACCCCGGCTAAAGATTTTAAAATGATCAAAGATGTTTTTGCCGATCCTGATTTAAAACCGGATATGATTAAAATTTACCCCTGTACCGTAGTCAAAAATTCCGAACTTTATTCCTGGCATAAAAAAGGCTTATTTAAACCCTATCCTGACAAAAAGTTAATTGAAATGCTGATAAAAGTTAAAAGTGAGATCATTCCGCGTTACTGTCGTATTTCTCGCTTAATTAGAGATATTCCCGCCACAGAAATTACAGCTGGCAATAAAGTAACCAATCTGCGAGAGACGATACAAAGGCTAATGCGCGAGCAGGGATTAACTTGTTCTTGTCTAAGGTGCCGCGAAATTGGACACCAACAAAAAACTATTCCAAGCACAGTGCCAGGCGCCAGACCGAAGAATCTTTTAAAATTATTCATAGACAAATATTCCACTTCCGGCGGAACAGAATATTTTTTGAGTTTTGAAGATGCCAAGCGCCAGGCAGTCTATGCTTTTTGTCGTTTAAGAATTGACCCAAAAGGAATTTTTCCCGCTTTTATTAGAGAACTGCACACTTATGGACAACTGGTAGAGATTGGAGGGCAAAAAAAGGGGGCCAGTCAGCACACGGGACTGGGCAAACAGCTGGTAGCTGAGGCGGAAAAAATTGCTCAAAAAAAACACGCTAAAAAATTGGCGGTTATTTCCGGTGTGGGAGTAAGGGGTTATTATAAAAAATTAGGCTACGAACCAAAAAATACCTACCTGGTTAAAAAGTTGATTTAAAATCAAAAAAGAATTAAAATAATTTCATCTTTAAAGAGGGAGAGAGAATTGTTGCATAAGATCAATCCTAATTACTTAACCGGATTTGGATTAACTATTGTTCCTTTCATGATAGTAGCCCAGCAGATTGGAGGAATTGACGGACTAGGCATCTGTCTAACACTTCTGGTTTTACGCGAAGCAACGGATATTGCCGATGGCCAACTGGCGCGCTATACCAACC contains:
- a CDS encoding UDP-N-acetylmuramate--L-alanine ligase; the encoded protein is MSFFSIKKIHFVGIGGHGVSALARLACVLKMEVSGSDLERTAIVDEVEKAGAKIWIGHDKDHLEIGVEMVVYTSAARENENIELLQAQKLNIPTFSYFEALGLISQERETIAVSGTNGKTTTTLMLGKILEEGGLDPLIIAGGNIEGEHGGGFRFGKGPFVVEACEAYGNFLHLHPTHLIITNIEEDHLDYYKDLEAIIKAFKKVVGNLKPEGYLLINGDDEGVKRLESKLGDKLKIKKFGLNKGLDFIAEDVNSTSEFQTFVIQSNLYRISIPGLFNVYNALAAVSTALSLGVKSKAIQLALENFKNSWRRFQILGNYKKATIISDYGHHPAGVVGTIEAARQKYPGQRIVTVFHPHHKWRTRMLFNDFIKAFLQSDVVILNEIWSAPGREPREDNISSQDLVMELKKRGQTESYFGANLDKTKEILDTLLRQGDVVLMMGAGYIYKLAEKITKDSRII